In one Photobacterium swingsii genomic region, the following are encoded:
- the pelF gene encoding GT4 family glycosyltransferase PelF produces the protein MKKKSDIDICLLLEGTYPYVRGGVSSWVHQIISGLPEFNFHLIFLGGHPDFYDKPAYDFPDNVVGFDVHFLLANNGNLKPKARKGNSKLFDAWGKFLSFFEKNDTPIPEDLLKDVSEFLGKNNQLTLSDFLYSEASWEVLTNRYMASAEHQSFVDYFWTYRNIYQPLFILSQISQNLPDAKVFHSVSTGYAGFLGALCQKQTENPYLLTEHGIYTKERKIDLAQATWIKDRHKLIDISMHKGMDLTRKTWIRFFEQLGLTAYHQANKIVSLFEGNRQRQHKDGAPDTRTQVIVNGINTTRFGEAYKLRPDTPPMVVGLVGRVVPIKDIKTFIRTIRGAVETLPDVEGWIIGPTEEDEDYVHECELLIESLGLENNVKMLGSQNVAEIMPQLGVMMLTSISEAQPLVLLEAMAAGIPCIATEVGACREIIDGAAGEDAALGSCGEIIPIASPIDGANAITRVLGDAEQWRKAGDIGKSRVVRYYDEKMMYDSYRRLYQEAIDGRNRV, from the coding sequence ATGAAAAAAAAGAGTGACATAGATATATGCCTGCTACTTGAAGGCACATACCCCTACGTTCGAGGAGGTGTATCGAGCTGGGTACATCAAATTATCAGCGGCTTACCCGAGTTTAACTTTCACTTAATCTTTTTAGGCGGGCATCCCGATTTTTATGATAAACCCGCTTATGATTTCCCTGATAATGTCGTGGGGTTTGACGTCCACTTCTTACTTGCAAATAACGGCAATTTGAAACCTAAAGCGCGTAAAGGAAACAGTAAACTCTTCGACGCTTGGGGGAAATTTTTATCCTTCTTTGAAAAAAATGACACGCCGATCCCTGAAGACTTACTGAAAGACGTATCTGAGTTCTTAGGCAAAAATAATCAGCTAACGCTTAGCGATTTCTTGTACAGCGAAGCTTCGTGGGAAGTGCTAACTAATAGATATATGGCGTCTGCCGAGCATCAATCCTTTGTGGATTACTTTTGGACCTATCGCAATATCTATCAACCTTTATTTATCTTATCGCAGATATCACAAAATTTACCTGATGCTAAGGTCTTCCACAGCGTCTCTACGGGCTATGCCGGTTTTCTGGGAGCGCTCTGTCAAAAACAGACAGAAAATCCATATTTGTTAACCGAGCACGGTATCTATACCAAAGAACGTAAAATCGATTTAGCACAAGCTACATGGATAAAAGACCGCCATAAGCTCATCGATATCAGCATGCATAAAGGCATGGATTTAACCCGTAAGACATGGATTCGCTTCTTTGAGCAGCTGGGGCTTACGGCTTATCATCAAGCCAATAAAATCGTCTCTTTGTTTGAGGGAAACCGACAAAGACAGCATAAAGACGGTGCGCCCGATACCCGCACTCAAGTCATTGTAAATGGCATCAATACGACGCGATTTGGCGAAGCTTATAAATTACGTCCTGATACACCACCTATGGTCGTTGGCCTTGTGGGTCGTGTTGTGCCTATCAAAGACATTAAAACTTTTATCCGTACAATTCGAGGTGCCGTCGAAACGCTGCCAGATGTTGAAGGCTGGATTATCGGCCCAACTGAAGAAGATGAGGATTATGTTCATGAATGTGAGCTCCTCATTGAAAGTTTAGGGCTAGAGAATAACGTGAAAATGCTCGGCAGCCAAAATGTCGCTGAAATCATGCCTCAACTGGGGGTCATGATGCTGACCTCTATCAGTGAAGCGCAGCCACTGGTTTTACTTGAAGCAATGGCTGCTGGCATTCCCTGTATTGCGACCGAAGTCGGTGCCTGCCGTGAAATTATTGATGGCGCAGCAGGTGAAGACGCTGCATTAGGATCATGCGGCGAAATTATTCCGATAGCGAGCCCGATTGATGGTGCTAATGCCATAACACGAGTGCTCGGCGATGCAGAACAATGGCGTAAAGCGGGTGATATTGGAAAATCCCGTGTTGTACGTTATTACGATGAAAAAATGATGTACGACTCGTACCGAAGACTCTATCAGGAGGCCATTGATGGCAGGAATCGGGTTTGA
- the pelG gene encoding exopolysaccharide Pel transporter PelG, which yields MAGIGFELRKILKKNTILSMLEAYGLAGLISSGPWVLSILALLAIGILSVGWVFPTYVIVQFLVLVTYLMAGSLIISGLFQLLLTRFISDLIFAKQEHRIVPNLLGSMLVTSVLAALIGGGIMTFSDHIEPAVKVTIFTSLVLLCNQWLILIFLSGMKEYYRIFITMMISYGLMVGLSFVYTSDGLLGLMLIFTSCQALLTFAFLYHVIRDFPANQLVSFEFLDRKKTFFSLILCGFFYNLGVWLDKFVFWFREETSHQVIDLFRASYIYDLPIFIAYLAIVPGMAVFMLRMETDFADACLKFYDSVREGATLQSIYLLKDRMVLACRQSIYEIFKVQGMTLALLLLWAEDILVALNIDLSYLHLLYVDLVGVSLQVLVMSILNVMYYLDKRYSALALTVFMAVGNYIFAHVSIELGPVFYGYGFAVTMLLTTIIGLVMLDKQFNDLEYQTFMLQRS from the coding sequence ATGGCAGGAATCGGGTTTGAATTAAGGAAGATTCTAAAAAAGAACACCATCCTTTCAATGCTAGAGGCATACGGCCTAGCGGGGTTGATCAGCTCTGGGCCTTGGGTACTGTCGATCCTCGCATTGCTCGCGATCGGTATTTTGAGCGTCGGCTGGGTCTTTCCCACCTACGTCATTGTCCAGTTCTTAGTCTTAGTTACCTATTTGATGGCTGGCTCGCTCATCATTAGTGGCTTATTCCAGTTATTACTGACACGTTTTATCTCAGATCTCATTTTTGCCAAGCAAGAGCACCGAATTGTCCCTAACTTATTAGGATCAATGCTTGTTACCAGTGTGTTGGCAGCCCTGATCGGCGGCGGGATTATGACTTTTTCTGATCATATAGAGCCGGCGGTCAAAGTCACCATCTTCACCTCTCTGGTACTGCTCTGTAATCAGTGGTTAATCTTGATCTTCTTAAGTGGTATGAAAGAGTATTACCGTATCTTCATCACCATGATGATCAGCTATGGCTTAATGGTCGGATTAAGTTTCGTTTATACCTCCGATGGCTTACTGGGTTTGATGCTTATTTTCACCTCGTGCCAAGCATTACTGACTTTTGCGTTTCTCTATCACGTTATTCGCGACTTCCCAGCCAACCAACTGGTCTCGTTCGAATTTTTAGACCGTAAAAAAACCTTTTTTTCATTAATACTGTGTGGTTTTTTCTACAATCTGGGCGTGTGGCTTGATAAGTTCGTCTTTTGGTTTAGAGAGGAAACCTCTCACCAAGTCATTGATTTATTTCGCGCATCCTATATCTACGACTTGCCGATATTCATCGCTTACCTTGCTATTGTACCTGGTATGGCAGTATTTATGCTGCGAATGGAAACGGACTTCGCTGATGCCTGTTTAAAATTTTATGATTCAGTGCGAGAAGGAGCGACCCTTCAATCGATTTACCTGCTCAAAGATCGTATGGTTCTGGCATGTCGCCAAAGTATTTATGAGATATTCAAAGTACAAGGCATGACCCTCGCCCTATTACTACTTTGGGCTGAAGATATTCTAGTAGCATTAAACATTGACCTCTCCTACCTCCACTTACTGTATGTCGATTTAGTGGGGGTAAGTTTACAAGTGTTGGTCATGTCGATACTTAACGTGATGTACTACCTTGATAAGCGCTATTCAGCACTTGCTCTAACTGTTTTCATGGCGGTGGGGAACTACATCTTTGCACATGTCAGTATTGAACTTGGCCCTGTTTTCTATGGCTATGGCTTCGCTGTGACCATGTTACTGACAACCATTATTGGCTTAGTGATGCTTGATAAGCAGTTTAACGATTTAGAATACCAAACCTTTATGTTACAGCGCTCTTAA
- a CDS encoding PelD GGDEF domain-containing protein produces the protein MNKLWQRFIIGFKEEGFAWLETAVIALLAIFIWMKSDSLAPTSTDHNFFWPLFGPLLISLRYGFAKGFICALITTAGLATAMRITGVLEFYPFSLAVGTILTAMIAGEFRDYWHNINQRHILDHQYMSQKLDSFTKNYHLLKVSHDQLEQRTAGQTISLRASINTLQKIASAHADKRIENIGHPLLNLLAEIGGLQVAGLYKVTKNKIDKQPHAIIGDHHQLIIKDPMLQDMLASKKLLSPATIGENEIHKSRYQLCIPLLDTMGNLQAVALAENAKFFMLTPANVALLSLVANHAADLLSDALLTPVLKANQSDLFLKYMARAKYNKRHYGADSNVVAFVDSSGKHGNVLSSVVNFRRGADVYWTCKSLTNNPVLVVLLPLTTTYDSQQYIARVTDLLKNNIGEAISDIDILGPLSLDTDNAEITAFMDELGAYDESLAISSNPSV, from the coding sequence ATGAATAAACTATGGCAACGCTTCATCATTGGCTTTAAAGAAGAGGGCTTTGCATGGCTGGAAACGGCCGTTATTGCATTGCTGGCAATATTTATTTGGATGAAGTCAGATTCGTTAGCCCCCACTTCTACGGATCATAATTTCTTCTGGCCTCTTTTTGGTCCACTGCTAATATCGTTACGCTATGGCTTTGCCAAAGGATTCATTTGCGCATTGATCACAACAGCTGGCTTAGCCACTGCGATGCGTATCACTGGCGTACTTGAGTTCTACCCCTTTTCATTAGCCGTTGGAACCATACTAACAGCTATGATTGCGGGAGAGTTTCGAGACTATTGGCACAATATTAATCAACGTCATATTCTTGATCATCAGTATATGAGCCAGAAACTCGATAGTTTTACAAAAAACTATCACTTGCTTAAAGTCTCACATGATCAGTTAGAACAACGCACTGCTGGTCAAACAATCAGCTTGCGGGCAAGTATTAACACCTTACAAAAGATTGCCTCCGCTCATGCAGATAAGCGTATTGAGAACATCGGGCATCCACTGCTAAACCTTCTCGCCGAAATAGGTGGTTTGCAAGTGGCTGGTCTGTACAAAGTGACCAAAAATAAAATAGACAAACAGCCTCACGCCATCATCGGGGATCACCACCAGCTCATAATCAAAGACCCGATGCTACAAGATATGTTGGCATCTAAAAAATTACTATCACCTGCAACCATAGGTGAAAATGAGATTCACAAATCCCGCTACCAACTCTGTATCCCTTTACTCGATACTATGGGCAATTTACAAGCCGTTGCGCTAGCTGAAAATGCAAAATTCTTCATGCTAACACCAGCCAATGTTGCCCTATTATCATTGGTTGCTAACCATGCGGCTGACTTGCTCAGTGATGCTTTACTCACCCCTGTTCTGAAAGCAAATCAAAGCGACCTCTTTTTGAAATACATGGCGCGCGCTAAATACAATAAACGCCATTACGGTGCTGATAGTAATGTTGTCGCCTTTGTTGATAGCTCAGGTAAACATGGTAATGTATTGAGTAGCGTAGTGAATTTCCGTCGTGGTGCTGACGTCTACTGGACTTGTAAGTCCCTGACGAACAACCCGGTGTTAGTGGTACTACTCCCGCTAACCACAACTTACGACAGCCAGCAATACATTGCCCGTGTCACCGATTTACTCAAAAACAATATCGGAGAGGCTATCAGTGATATTGATATCCTAGGGCCACTCTCTTTAGACACGGATAACGCAGAAATCACAGCCTTCATGGATGAACTAGGAGCTTATGATGAAAGCTTGGCTATTTCTTCAAACCCTAGCGTTTGA
- a CDS encoding slipin family protein: MFTYSLATIIVLAVALIASMFKVLREYERAVVFLLGRFYEVKGPGLIIIVPIIQQMVRVDLRTIVLDVPTQDLITRDNVSVKVNAVVYYRVVDPKMAINNVENYHEATSQLSQTTLRSVLGQHELDELLSARDDLNNDLQGILDQHTDNWGIKIANVEIKHVDLDDSMVRALARQAEAERSRRAKVIHATGELEASAKLSEAAKVLNQSPNAVQLRYMQTLTEIANDRTSTIIFPMPIDIVDKFSSWMDVSAQSGRHKTTQPRQSSDSDNS, encoded by the coding sequence ATGTTTACCTACTCGTTAGCGACCATCATAGTGCTGGCAGTTGCCTTGATCGCCAGCATGTTCAAAGTATTACGAGAATATGAGCGGGCCGTTGTGTTTTTGCTTGGGCGCTTTTATGAAGTGAAAGGACCGGGTTTGATCATTATTGTGCCGATTATCCAACAAATGGTGAGAGTTGATTTACGGACAATCGTGCTAGATGTGCCAACTCAAGATTTAATTACTCGCGATAATGTGTCGGTAAAGGTGAACGCCGTGGTCTACTACCGTGTGGTTGACCCTAAGATGGCCATCAATAACGTTGAGAACTACCATGAAGCAACCAGTCAGTTATCACAAACAACCTTACGCTCAGTGTTAGGGCAGCATGAGCTTGATGAGCTGTTATCTGCTAGAGATGATTTGAACAATGATTTGCAAGGGATCCTCGATCAACACACTGACAATTGGGGGATAAAAATTGCGAATGTTGAGATAAAGCATGTAGATCTGGATGACAGCATGGTCAGAGCGTTAGCACGTCAAGCTGAGGCTGAACGTTCTCGTCGCGCTAAGGTTATCCATGCGACGGGTGAGCTAGAAGCGTCGGCGAAATTGAGCGAGGCCGCTAAGGTGCTGAACCAGTCTCCCAATGCCGTACAGTTGCGCTATATGCAAACATTAACGGAAATTGCGAATGACCGCACTTCAACCATTATCTTCCCTATGCCTATCGATATCGTTGATAAGTTCTCATCGTGGATGGATGTGAGTGCACAATCCGGTAGACATAAAACAACACAACCACGTCAAAGTAGCGATAGTGACAATAGTTAA
- a CDS encoding tetratricopeptide repeat protein, which translates to MKKRESEDTHKNPPRIRLVNRLSLVILTLTSLWALWLVAPTKSMLVKLISRSTSPEVSLAFLNELESHEPQNRTIMFMQAQNQYELGKVDDALQSLSPILFYSDNRRDWHSHTLFLDILLQQSYSDNTKEKQTANVEIANFFSDIDYIPEATTARKFADAAISLAMPNYAFKFLSPHLQSGETSYKELIELALQTSDYENAAKLQREAFMEYQSYETLASLITLNQSSNNSAANLEFYKHYEGKLANEPQYLMLVIEQAKEAGELELAMQKSQQLLAIAPSPALQVETADLAISLGNLPLATELLAQATSQNPTSASLDKLHKVYRWQGDIPNAFKTSLALLKKSATEPQIRAGIEESKALGDIYHEGVFFDALAYANVLKASEYDAWLNALEKAKGTPAALRSVKSLSAKRPYDSALVSHKSRLYSYNSDHAQVIKQRKALKRLRQPTTEEAERFANAYIYLNQPEQALEVLIEPSDWQLADDDYLKMVAALAWDSSNKALAQRSQQYLMQRSTANIDVYRYIQLHAPFTIKDIDELTRLYQESGNSEFLLLAIRVSNDAQSFDQMPALFTLASKDRYLKSNAEVTYYRAQLAVKQGQTARAHQLYQQAISTNTGFQPAINGYMWWLIATNDQDKLRTLYESYRLPLANNADFWSVFAASAQQLGRNDEADLWYRRQIQATDKPDAALLLNYASLLELREQYDRAYQLRQYVAKNMATSLLALPDGDISHRALIALFVGDKTALKLVEANTLAQPNTNNVAELIQYYLAQGRPDVALYWHEKTALSQYQLPDWQQLSFAIEKHDREAMEKLLIESLTLPVADKNYALQAVGRHQQAWQQAQQEIGVLADEVAEKQLRKNHVNQHPNKTHSVRAQQTSITQWNINRFSLDYYAPHYNGYYRLGSDYQQADTPELLGKTPIDDEFRLRGGFYWQQNESTWAVKADLAQGVGDQRLGVLAEFNTQLKSYWSGGIKLGINNHLEASQLMTLAGQDNVLGINVNYQPTARENLAMQVSLHDLSTRFGDDIGRGWDMNIRASEQFFFNDPAWQVYSEFSMQQVSHSNAPMRGVNRWQQGSRPLAPSDFIAERYQRLSIGHRVWHGEPGVPGPTAPSPRYWLDSSVGYNVEAQQIDMTLSAGLGWRIIGNDELYMGVDWQSQDRNGDESLKVAFGYYYSF; encoded by the coding sequence ATGAAAAAACGAGAGTCAGAAGACACGCATAAGAATCCGCCAAGAATACGACTGGTTAATCGGTTATCTCTGGTTATATTAACGCTCACATCACTTTGGGCGTTATGGCTGGTTGCGCCAACAAAAAGCATGTTGGTTAAGTTAATCTCTCGCTCAACATCACCTGAAGTCTCTCTCGCATTTCTGAACGAGTTAGAAAGCCACGAGCCACAAAACCGCACCATTATGTTCATGCAAGCCCAAAATCAGTATGAATTAGGCAAGGTTGATGACGCCTTACAATCACTCTCTCCTATCCTATTTTATTCAGACAATCGTCGTGATTGGCATAGCCATACTTTGTTTTTGGATATTTTATTGCAGCAGTCATACTCCGACAATACTAAGGAAAAGCAAACCGCAAATGTAGAAATAGCGAACTTTTTCTCGGATATTGATTACATTCCAGAAGCAACAACTGCGCGAAAATTTGCCGATGCTGCCATCTCGCTTGCCATGCCTAACTACGCCTTTAAATTTCTTTCTCCTCACCTACAAAGTGGAGAGACCAGTTATAAAGAGTTGATTGAACTAGCCTTACAAACGTCTGATTATGAAAACGCAGCTAAACTGCAACGTGAAGCATTCATGGAGTACCAAAGTTACGAAACTCTCGCATCGCTCATCACGTTGAATCAAAGCTCTAACAACTCAGCTGCCAACCTTGAATTTTACAAACATTACGAGGGAAAACTGGCTAATGAACCACAATATTTAATGCTAGTGATCGAGCAAGCCAAAGAGGCAGGTGAGCTCGAATTGGCAATGCAAAAATCACAGCAGTTGTTAGCTATTGCGCCTTCACCAGCGCTACAAGTAGAAACCGCGGATCTTGCCATTTCACTGGGTAATTTGCCGTTAGCAACTGAGTTATTAGCACAAGCAACCAGTCAGAACCCTACATCAGCATCTTTGGATAAGTTGCACAAGGTTTACCGCTGGCAAGGTGATATCCCGAATGCCTTTAAGACCAGCTTGGCATTACTAAAGAAAAGTGCAACTGAACCACAAATTCGAGCTGGTATCGAAGAATCAAAAGCCTTAGGTGACATCTACCATGAGGGGGTTTTCTTTGATGCACTCGCCTATGCTAATGTTCTTAAAGCTAGCGAATACGATGCGTGGCTAAATGCATTAGAAAAGGCCAAAGGCACACCTGCAGCATTGCGTAGTGTTAAATCATTGTCTGCGAAGCGACCGTATGACAGCGCTTTAGTGAGCCATAAATCGCGTCTGTACTCTTATAACAGTGATCATGCACAAGTAATAAAACAAAGAAAAGCCCTCAAGCGGTTGCGCCAACCAACCACAGAGGAAGCAGAACGTTTTGCCAACGCCTATATCTACCTCAATCAACCCGAGCAAGCGTTAGAGGTTTTGATCGAGCCATCTGATTGGCAACTTGCTGACGATGATTACCTTAAGATGGTGGCAGCCTTAGCATGGGATAGCAGCAATAAAGCATTAGCACAACGTAGCCAACAATATTTAATGCAGCGCTCAACGGCGAATATTGATGTTTATCGTTATATCCAGCTGCATGCCCCCTTTACCATCAAGGATATCGATGAGCTCACACGCTTATATCAAGAGTCTGGTAATAGTGAATTCTTACTCTTGGCCATCAGAGTCAGCAATGATGCTCAGTCATTCGATCAAATGCCCGCACTTTTTACTCTTGCTAGCAAAGATCGCTATTTGAAAAGTAATGCCGAAGTGACTTATTACCGTGCACAACTTGCCGTTAAACAAGGGCAAACTGCACGTGCGCATCAACTTTATCAGCAAGCTATCTCAACTAACACTGGTTTTCAGCCTGCTATCAATGGCTATATGTGGTGGTTAATTGCCACTAATGATCAAGACAAGCTGCGTACCCTTTATGAGAGTTATCGCCTGCCACTGGCGAATAATGCTGACTTCTGGTCTGTTTTTGCCGCAAGCGCACAACAGCTTGGCCGAAATGATGAAGCTGATCTCTGGTATCGCCGCCAAATCCAAGCGACAGATAAACCCGATGCAGCATTATTGCTGAACTACGCTTCTCTCTTGGAGTTACGTGAACAATATGATCGCGCTTATCAATTACGCCAGTATGTCGCTAAAAATATGGCAACATCTTTACTGGCGCTGCCCGATGGTGACATTTCACATCGAGCCTTAATCGCATTATTCGTTGGTGATAAAACAGCACTGAAATTGGTCGAAGCCAATACCCTCGCTCAACCAAACACGAATAATGTCGCCGAACTGATCCAATACTACCTTGCTCAAGGTCGCCCTGATGTTGCACTTTATTGGCATGAAAAAACGGCACTCAGCCAATACCAGCTACCAGATTGGCAACAACTTTCTTTTGCGATAGAGAAACACGATCGTGAAGCTATGGAAAAACTTCTCATTGAATCGCTGACCTTACCCGTTGCTGATAAAAATTACGCACTACAAGCTGTAGGTAGGCATCAACAAGCATGGCAGCAAGCTCAACAAGAAATTGGCGTACTTGCAGATGAAGTGGCCGAAAAGCAACTACGTAAGAATCATGTAAATCAACACCCGAATAAAACACACAGCGTTCGCGCCCAACAAACATCCATCACTCAGTGGAATATCAATCGCTTTAGTCTGGATTACTACGCTCCACACTACAACGGCTATTACCGCCTAGGTAGTGATTACCAACAAGCAGATACTCCTGAGCTATTAGGTAAAACGCCCATCGATGATGAATTTCGACTACGAGGCGGTTTTTATTGGCAGCAGAATGAAAGTACATGGGCTGTTAAAGCGGATCTTGCACAAGGTGTTGGCGATCAACGCCTTGGTGTATTAGCCGAATTTAACACCCAACTGAAAAGCTATTGGTCTGGTGGGATTAAATTAGGCATTAACAATCATCTCGAGGCCAGCCAATTAATGACCCTCGCTGGGCAAGATAATGTTCTCGGTATAAACGTGAACTATCAACCTACAGCGCGTGAAAATCTAGCAATGCAAGTCAGTCTTCATGATTTATCAACGCGCTTTGGTGATGATATCGGCCGTGGCTGGGACATGAATATCCGCGCCAGCGAACAATTTTTCTTTAATGACCCAGCATGGCAAGTTTATAGCGAATTTAGCATGCAACAGGTCAGCCACAGTAACGCCCCAATGAGGGGAGTTAACCGCTGGCAACAAGGATCTAGGCCACTTGCCCCCAGTGATTTTATTGCTGAGCGCTACCAAAGATTATCAATTGGTCACCGAGTGTGGCACGGGGAACCAGGAGTTCCTGGGCCAACAGCACCCTCACCTCGTTACTGGCTAGATAGTTCTGTGGGCTATAACGTAGAAGCCCAACAAATTGATATGACGTTAAGTGCCGGCCTCGGTTGGCGAATTATCGGAAATGACGAACTCTACATGGGTGTTGATTGGCAAAGCCAAGACCGAAATGGCGATGAGTCGCTAAAAGTAGCTTTTGGCTATTACTACAGTTTCTAA
- a CDS encoding NfeD family protein, whose translation MKRLLLCCWIVLLWFSHSVRADDVWVIEIKGGIGPAISDYVSREIALAQEEQAKFIVLKMDTPGGLDTSMREIIQAITISPIPIATWVGPAGSRAASAGTYILLASHVASMAPGTNLGAATPVSLGGPQRDKDQDSNNPFAPKQDQSDKSRPSQQDSPQKSQPAPSAEDESIAPSDQAKKTPDEDAKADNTDNASGESEKIAAKTAMEKKVMNDAAAYIQSLAKLHGRNEVWAEKAVREAASLDAESALAENVIDFIAPNLDQLIAQANGRQVVVNGVQTEIALSNVAYVERQQDWRFKLLTVITNPNVAYILMLIGIYGLLLEFYNPGVGLPGVLGGICLILAMYSLQLLPVSYAGLGLLLLGIALMIAETFSPSFGILGLGGIVAFVLGSVMLMDTETPGFQIAVPLIVGLTVVSALFFFVIIALLLKVRRRPVTTGVQLIQGQIATVICGFPGEGKVMVDGEIWQARSNMQYQQGDHVVVTNISGLWLDVESVNKE comes from the coding sequence ATGAAACGGTTGTTATTGTGTTGTTGGATCGTTTTGCTTTGGTTTTCGCATTCAGTTCGTGCCGACGATGTGTGGGTCATTGAAATTAAAGGGGGGATTGGCCCAGCTATTAGTGATTATGTATCACGAGAGATTGCTTTGGCCCAAGAAGAGCAAGCAAAGTTTATCGTGTTGAAAATGGATACCCCTGGTGGGCTTGATACCTCGATGCGAGAAATCATTCAAGCCATTACCATTTCCCCCATTCCTATCGCAACTTGGGTTGGCCCTGCTGGATCGCGTGCTGCGAGTGCTGGGACATATATATTGCTTGCGAGTCATGTTGCGTCAATGGCCCCCGGTACGAACCTTGGTGCCGCAACTCCGGTTTCGCTTGGTGGGCCGCAGAGAGATAAAGATCAAGACAGTAATAATCCATTTGCCCCTAAACAAGATCAATCTGATAAATCACGCCCGTCACAGCAAGACTCGCCACAAAAATCTCAACCGGCACCATCTGCAGAGGATGAGTCTATAGCTCCCTCAGACCAAGCTAAGAAAACGCCAGATGAAGATGCTAAAGCCGATAATACGGATAACGCCTCGGGAGAGAGTGAGAAAATTGCAGCCAAAACGGCGATGGAGAAAAAGGTCATGAATGATGCCGCGGCTTATATCCAGAGTTTAGCTAAGTTGCATGGCCGTAATGAAGTCTGGGCTGAGAAGGCAGTAAGAGAAGCGGCGAGTTTAGATGCAGAAAGTGCTTTAGCTGAAAATGTCATAGATTTTATCGCGCCTAACCTTGATCAGTTGATAGCACAGGCGAATGGTCGCCAAGTTGTTGTGAATGGTGTTCAAACTGAGATCGCCCTTTCTAATGTGGCTTATGTAGAGCGACAGCAAGACTGGCGATTTAAGCTACTCACTGTTATTACCAATCCGAATGTTGCCTACATTTTGATGCTGATTGGGATCTATGGCTTATTGCTTGAGTTCTATAACCCAGGAGTCGGGCTTCCCGGCGTACTCGGCGGGATCTGCCTCATCTTAGCCATGTATTCGTTACAATTGTTGCCTGTTAGCTATGCTGGGCTTGGTTTGTTGTTATTAGGAATAGCATTGATGATTGCGGAAACTTTCAGTCCGAGTTTCGGTATTTTAGGGCTGGGGGGCATTGTTGCCTTTGTGTTGGGGTCAGTCATGCTGATGGATACAGAAACACCAGGATTCCAAATTGCTGTTCCTCTTATTGTGGGGTTAACCGTTGTTTCTGCACTGTTTTTCTTTGTCATTATTGCATTACTGCTCAAAGTACGCCGTCGCCCAGTAACAACGGGCGTACAACTTATCCAAGGGCAGATTGCCACCGTGATCTGTGGCTTTCCTGGCGAAGGGAAAGTCATGGTTGATGGTGAGATTTGGCAAGCTCGTTCTAACATGCAATACCAACAGGGAGACCATGTTGTGGTGACAAACATTTCAGGTCTATGGCTCGACGTAGAGAGTGTTAATAAGGAATAA